CGCCCGCAGCACCCGTGCGAGCGCGAAACCGCTCGACGCCGCCTTCCGATTGTTCGTCGCTGCGAGCGCGCCGCCGACCACGCAGTTGCGGTACTCGAATCCGCCGTGGCGATCGCTCGACAGGCGCGTCGCTGCCGCGCGCCGCCCGCTCGAAGCCCATACGACCGAGTACGGTACCGAAGAGTTCGCGCTCGGGTTCGTCCGGCTCGCGAGCGGGCGCGTACCCTGACGACCACGGCGCGCTCACCGTACTGAGTCGGGCTCGTCGACCGGGACGAACCGAACGAACCGGGCGAGCCAGCACCAACAGAGCGCGAGGAGGCAGGCACCGACCGCATCCGCGAGTGCGTCGGCGACGCTCGCCGTCCGATACGAAAGCGGCCACTGGAGGAGTTCGACGGCGATGCCGAAGCCGATGGCCACACCCACCGCGAGCGCCAGCCGGCTGCGACCGTCTTCGATCGAGGCGTACGCGAGTGCCGCCGTCAGTGCCGCGTAGGCGACCGCGTGGGTCCACTTGTCCGCTCCGACGAGACCGAACGGGCCGAGAGTACGCGCCCCGCCGCCCGTCTCGACGACCGAGGCGACGAGCACGACGCCGGCGACCAGTACCGCGAGCGCGTAGCGCACACGACGGGCGGCGAGCGGGACGCCGGGTTCCATGTTCCCGATGTCTGCGAGCGCGCGGAAAAGCGGTGCGGTAGACGGGGCGGCGCTGCGGGTCGCCGGCGAGCGCAATCCAAAGGCGTATAACGGATCTACCCACAGAAATCAACGGATGGAGTACGGTCTCGTCGCGCTGTGGTGGCTGGCGTTCGTCGGTCTCGCGCTGTTCGGCCTGCCGGTCGCCGCGCGGCTGTTCGCCTCGCTGCCGGGTCGCGGTGCGGGCTTTTCGTTCGCCCTTTCGTTGGCGGTCGTGACGCTCGTCGCCTTCTGGGTCGGCTTCCTCGCGCTCGGCTGGGTCGCCCTCTTCGCCGGGCTGGCGGCGCTCGCGATCTGTGCGGTGCTCGCGGTCCGCTCGGGCGTCGCCATCGACCGCCGGGCGGCCGTCGAGGCCACGGTAGTGTTCACGTTCGTTTATTTGTTCGTGGTCGCGCTGCGCGCGGTCGAACCGGGCATCACGCCGGGCGGCGAGAAATTCCTCGATTTCGGGCTGGTGGCGTCGCTGTACCGGGCGGGGAGCCTCCCGCCGGAGGACTTCTGGTTCGCTGGCGAATCGATCATCTACTACTATGGAGGACACCTCACGGTCGCGCTGCTGGCACGTCTCACCGACACCGTGCCGTGGACGGCGTTCAACCTCGGGATGGCCGGTCTCTACGGCACGCTCGCCGCCGGCGCGTACGAACTCGCTGGCGCGGTCGCGGTCGGCCGACGGAAACTCCGCGCGACCCACGAGGGCCACACGCGAACGCTCGCGGGCGCGACGGCGGTCTTTTTCACTATGTTTGCGAGCAACCCCTCGACGGCGATTCGACTGCTCGTCAGACGCCTCCCGACAGTGGTGCGCGACGAGGCCGCCGATGCGTTCGCGGCCTCACACTCCCAGTTACCCGACTATCAGGTGCTCAGGCCGATTCCCGAGGGCTATCAGTACAAGGTCGCCGGCCGCATCATCCCGAAGACCTACGACCCGTTCCCCCTGTTCGGGGCCATCAGGGGGGACATCCGGCCGTATTTTCTGAGTACGCCCTTCCTGCTCTGTGCGGTCGGGCTGTGCTACGCCTACTACCGCACACCCGCCGAATCGATCCGTCGCCGCCGTGCGCTCGTCTTCGGTGCCGTTCCAGTCGTCGGCGGGTTCATGGCGCTGGTCAACACGTGGAGCCTGGCCATCGTCCTCGGGGTGGCGTGGCTCACGCTGACGTTCGCTCCCACCAGTCTGCGATCGCTCGTTCCCGCTCGGCTCGCCACCCCCATCGAGAACGCGGTGGGCCGCCCCGCGACCGACACGCCGCGAGGGGCACTCGCCCGCGTGGCCGGTGCGGCCGGTCTCGCCGGCGTCGTTGGCGTGCTCGCGGCGCTCGTCGCGCTGCCGTTCGTTCTCGGGCCGGTGCGTGCAGGGCCGAGCACACCGTTGATCGTCCTCGACGCCGCCGCGCGCAGTTCGGTCGGCTCGCTGCTACT
This region of Halococcus sediminicola genomic DNA includes:
- a CDS encoding VanZ family protein, producing the protein MEPGVPLAARRVRYALAVLVAGVVLVASVVETGGGARTLGPFGLVGADKWTHAVAYAALTAALAYASIEDGRSRLALAVGVAIGFGIAVELLQWPLSYRTASVADALADAVGACLLALCWCWLARFVRFVPVDEPDSVR
- a CDS encoding DUF2298 domain-containing protein; protein product: MSASARKSGAVDGAALRVAGERNPKAYNGSTHRNQRMEYGLVALWWLAFVGLALFGLPVAARLFASLPGRGAGFSFALSLAVVTLVAFWVGFLALGWVALFAGLAALAICAVLAVRSGVAIDRRAAVEATVVFTFVYLFVVALRAVEPGITPGGEKFLDFGLVASLYRAGSLPPEDFWFAGESIIYYYGGHLTVALLARLTDTVPWTAFNLGMAGLYGTLAAGAYELAGAVAVGRRKLRATHEGHTRTLAGATAVFFTMFASNPSTAIRLLVRRLPTVVRDEAADAFAASHSQLPDYQVLRPIPEGYQYKVAGRIIPKTYDPFPLFGAIRGDIRPYFLSTPFLLCAVGLCYAYYRTPAESIRRRRALVFGAVPVVGGFMALVNTWSLAIVLGVAWLTLTFAPTSLRSLVPARLATPIENAVGRPATDTPRGALARVAGAAGLAGVVGVLAALVALPFVLGPVRAGPSTPLIVLDAAARSSVGSLLLIHGAFLAVFVALLLGRVRRRWSAAVAVAGALWFVAVVAFTPAALAPLALFVIPLALGWYLLATDRAGFGTLLVVAGFGLLTLAELVYLAEGGEGRFNTVVKTYMPTWILWASAAGVFLPALVRGRSPWTWTRRQQVGSVLAALLVLSTAAFGGVAVQRHFAHPGVEEPTLDGLAAAEENVPGQVAGIRWLDARPGRPTIVSAPGRYVYRWSASPAASLTGVPTVAGVSHEAQYRGQGTYLDRVYAVNTIYLGGAERRAALLETYGVEYVYVGPTERLRYGDFAPFSELRGVRVAFREDNVTIYEIDRERLGAVENETG